In a genomic window of Vigna angularis cultivar LongXiaoDou No.4 chromosome 6, ASM1680809v1, whole genome shotgun sequence:
- the LOC108342827 gene encoding probable serine/threonine-protein kinase At1g54610: MGCVISREVSKGIISELKEEKGLSGESKRKVDGVSGSKSEVVVEVQNGEEKEKEKGGGEGVQRPRGERRRSKANPRLSNLPKHLRGEQVAAGWPPWLTAVCGEALSGWIPRKADTFEKIDKIGQGTYSNVYKAKDTMTGKIVALKKVRFDNLEPESVKFMAREILILRRLDHPNVVKLQGLVTSRMSCSLYLVFDYMDHDLAGLAASPGIRFTEPQVKCYMHQLLSGLEHCHSRHVLHRDIKGSNLLIDNEGTLKIADFGLASIFDPNHKHPMTSRVVTLWYRPPELLLGATDYSVGVDLWSAGCILGELLAGKPIMPGRTEVEQLHKIYKLCGSPSDEFWKKSKLPNATLFKPRDPYKRRIREIFKDFPPSALPLIDTLLSIDPVERETASDALRSEFFTTEPYACDPSSLPKYPPSKEMDAKRRDDEMRRLRAAGKAQADGPKKHRTRDRGTKAFPAPEANAELQSNIDRRRLITHANAKSKSEKFPPPHQDGQLGFPLGSSHHIDPDTVPTDVTFTSTSYTYSKEPFQAWSGPIGNAADNGVPKRKKHTAGDALDLSKPQKDSLKDKIKGKKIIA, translated from the exons ATGGGGTGTGTGATTAGCAGGGAGGTGTCGAAGGGGATAATCTCTGAGTTGAAGGAGGAGAAGGGTTTGAGTGGTGAGAGTAAGAGGAAGGTTGATGGAGTGTCGGGGAGCAAGAGTGAGGTTGTGGTAGAGGTTCAGAATGgcgaggagaaggagaaggagaagggtggtggtgaagggGTGCAACGGCCTCGAGGCGAAAGGAGGAGATCGAAGGCGAATCCGAGGCTGAGCAATCTGCCCAAACATTTGCGGGGGGAGCAGGTTGCTGCTGGATGGCCGCCGTGGCTCACTGCAGTGTGTGGGGAAGCACTCAGTGGCTGGATTCCGCGAAAGGCAGACACCTTTGAGAAAATCGATAAG ATTGGACAAGGAACTTATAGTAATGTGTACAAAGCTAAAGACACAATGACTGGTAAAATTGTTGCCCTAAAGAAGGTTCGTTTTGACAATTTAGAACCTGAGAGTGTAAAATTCATGGCGAGAGAGATTCTTATTTTGCGAAGGTTGGACCATCCCAATGTTGTAAAGTTGCAAGGTTTAGTTACGTCAAGGATGTCCTGTAGTTTGTATTTGGTGTTCGATTACATGGATCATGATTTGGCTGGACTTGCTGCAAGCCCAGGAATCAGATTCACAGAGCCTCAG GTAAAATGTTACATGCATCAGCTGCTATCAGGACTTGAGCACTGTCATAGCCGTCATGTACTTCACCGTGATATTAAAGGGTCAAATCTTCTTATTGACAATGAAGGAACACTTAAGATTGCCGACTTTGGATTGGCTTCTATTTTTGATCCAAACCATAAGCATCCAATGACTAGTCGTGTAGTAACCCTTTGGTATCGACCTCCTGAGCTGCTCCTTGGTGCCACAGATTATAGTGTGGGTGTAGACCTCTGGAGTGCTGGATGTATTTTAGGAGAATTATTGGCTGGGAAACCAATCATGCCTGGTCGTACAGAG GTGGAACAACTGCACAAGATATACAAACTATGTGGTTCACCTTCAGATGAGTTTTGGAAGAAGTCAAAGTTGCCTAATGCTACCTTGTTTAAACCGCGAGATCCATACAAGAGGCGCATAAGAGAGATTTTTAAAGATTTTCCACCTTCTGCTCTACCCCTCATTGATACACTTCTCTCAATTGATCCTGTAGAACGGGAAACTGCCTCAGATGCTTTGAGAAGTGAG TTCTTTACCACAGAACCTTATGCTTGTGATCCTTCTAGTCTTCCAAAATATCCCCCAAGCAAGGAAATGGATGCTAAACGAAGGGATGATGAAATGAGGAG ACTAAGAGCTGCTGGCAAAGCTCAGGCTGATGGCCCCAAGAAGCATCGTACTCGTGATCGTGGAACAAAAGCTTTTCCTGCTCCTGAAGCCAATGCTGAGCTTCAATCGAATATTGAT AGAAGAAGGCTAATCACTCATGCAAATGCCAAGAGCAAGAGTGAAAAGTTCCCTCCACCACATCAAGATGGACAACTTGGTTTTCCTTTGGGTTCTTCCCATCATATTGATCCGGATACTGTTCCAACTGATGTCACTTTCACATCAACCTCTTATACCTATTCAAAGGAACCATTCCAAGCTTGGTCTGGTCCCATTGGCAATGCTGCTGACAATGGAGTACCAAAGCGGAAGAAACACACTGCAGGTGATGCATTGGATTTATCAAAACCACAGAAAGATTCTCTTAAGGACAAgattaaaggaaagaaaatcatagCTTAG
- the LOC108341808 gene encoding double-stranded RNA-binding protein 3 isoform X1 — protein sequence MYKNRLQELAQRSCFNLPAYSCIREGPDHAPRFKATVNFNGETFESPTFCSTLRHAEHAAAEVALNTLAKRGPSRALAARVLDETGVYKNLLQETAHRAGLNLPVYTTIRTGPGHGPNFSCTVEIAGKHFTGDPARTKKQAQKNAAMAAWAALKKLSEHSLSSSFSPESRGNDEQDQVIIARILANGSENFSKGDNQLGRQKFATTSLVSTHPATDMYTTQCQHCVISSFSPEVALYQIWQQEQILQQQNRLLALTFQPIIPSTQHIYPLMQSMFQPDHCLYFPSELGSVPVGPKFSMATSSPSFCFSNQIAPELNAGRSTLTIREIQEEKTEDPPVCTLSNETGLLPPGSVDESKKHDSSGSRSRTTEQGEQCEKSEWDSHWSMGSVHRPPNSELQNPSRIGSSVLRSRSQASYNRSFRPPAPSSSSIVRTICPTSSVGSRPQHAASRLRTGIPLSPGTSTPERFGMMRTPTPLFRAPAVRIRSVVPVCSAPPRRTMAEEVSKSKEKEDLKPEDKEVSRTSSELGHLRI from the exons ATGTACAAGAATCGGCTGCAAGAGTTGGCTCAAAGAAGCTGTTTTAATTTGCCAGCCTATTCATGCATTCGCGAAGGACCAGATCATGCTCCTCGTTTTAAAGCTACTGTAAACTTTAATGGAGAGACCTTTGAAAGTCCTACTTTCTGCTCTACTCTTAGACATGCAGAACATGCAGCAGCTGAGGTAGCTCTTAACACTCTTGCAAAAAGAGGTCCCTCTAGAGCTTTGGCTGCAAGAGTTCTG GATGAAACAGGAGTATACAAGAATTTACTCCAAGAAACTGCTCATAGAGCTGGACTGAACCTTCCTGTTTATACTACAATTCGAACTGGACCAGGTCATGGTCCTAACTTCTCTTGTACAGTTGAGATTGCAGGAAAGCATTTTACAGGAGATCCAGCTAGGACAAAGAAACAGGCTCAAAAAAATGCTGCCATGGCTGCTTGGGCTGCATTGAAAAAAT TGTCAGAGCATAGTTTATCATCTTCATTTTCGCCGGAGTCTAGAGGCAATGACGAACAAGATCAAGTCATCATAGCTCGCATCCTTGCAAATGGTTCAGAGAATTTTTCCAAAGGTGATAATCAACTTGGACGGCAAAAATTCGCTACAACCTCTTTGGTATCTACTCATCCTGCTACAGACATGTACACTACTCAATGCCAGCATTGTGTAATCTCTAGTTTCTCGCCAGAGGTGGCTCTATATCAGATTTGGCAGCAAGAACAAATTTTGCAGCAACAAAATCGTCTGTTGGCACTAACCTTTCAGCCAATTATTCCATCTACTCAACATATTTATCCATTAATGCAGTCCATGTTCCAGCCAGACCACTGTCTTTATTTCCCCAGCGAGTTGGGATCAGTTCCTGTAGGACCAAAATTTTCAATGGCTACATCAAGCccttcattttgtttttcaaaccAAATTGCTCCAGAACTAAATGCAGGCAGGTCAACACTAACCATCAGAGAGatacaagaagaaaaaacagaagATCCTCCAGTTTGTACCCTTAGCAATGAAACCGGTCTCTTACCACCAGGTTCAGTTGATGAGAGTAAGAAGCATGATAGTTCTGGAAGCAGAAGTAGAACTACTGAGCAGGGAGAACAATGTGAGAAATCTGAATGGGATTCTCATTGGAGCATGGGATCTGTACACAGACCACCTAATTCTGAGCTCCAAAACCCATCAAGGATTGGTTCATCTGTTCTCAGATCACGTTCACAAGCAAGCTACAACAGAAGTTTTAGACCACCAGCTCCTTCATCATCTTCCATTGTGCGAACCATATGCCCTACTTCATCTGTTGGTTCAAGACCACAACATGCTGCATCAAGGTTGAGAACAGGCATCCCACTAAGTCCAGGCACATCTACTCCTGAAAGATTTGGCATGATGAGAACACCTACTCCTCTATTTAGGGCACCAGCTGTGAGAATCAGATCCGTGGTTCCAGTCTGTTCAGCTCCTCCAAGGAGAACCATGGCAGAAGAGGTGTCCAAGAGCAAGGAAAAAGAAGATCTAAAACCTGAGGACAAAGAGGTATCAAGAACTAGCTCTGAGCTTGGCCATCTTAGAATATGA
- the LOC108341808 gene encoding double-stranded RNA-binding protein 3 isoform X2: MYKNRLQELAQRSCFNLPAYSCIREGPDHAPRFKATVNFNGETFESPTFCSTLRHAEHAAAEDETGVYKNLLQETAHRAGLNLPVYTTIRTGPGHGPNFSCTVEIAGKHFTGDPARTKKQAQKNAAMAAWAALKKLSEHSLSSSFSPESRGNDEQDQVIIARILANGSENFSKGDNQLGRQKFATTSLVSTHPATDMYTTQCQHCVISSFSPEVALYQIWQQEQILQQQNRLLALTFQPIIPSTQHIYPLMQSMFQPDHCLYFPSELGSVPVGPKFSMATSSPSFCFSNQIAPELNAGRSTLTIREIQEEKTEDPPVCTLSNETGLLPPGSVDESKKHDSSGSRSRTTEQGEQCEKSEWDSHWSMGSVHRPPNSELQNPSRIGSSVLRSRSQASYNRSFRPPAPSSSSIVRTICPTSSVGSRPQHAASRLRTGIPLSPGTSTPERFGMMRTPTPLFRAPAVRIRSVVPVCSAPPRRTMAEEVSKSKEKEDLKPEDKEVSRTSSELGHLRI, from the exons ATGTACAAGAATCGGCTGCAAGAGTTGGCTCAAAGAAGCTGTTTTAATTTGCCAGCCTATTCATGCATTCGCGAAGGACCAGATCATGCTCCTCGTTTTAAAGCTACTGTAAACTTTAATGGAGAGACCTTTGAAAGTCCTACTTTCTGCTCTACTCTTAGACATGCAGAACATGCAGCAGCTGAG GATGAAACAGGAGTATACAAGAATTTACTCCAAGAAACTGCTCATAGAGCTGGACTGAACCTTCCTGTTTATACTACAATTCGAACTGGACCAGGTCATGGTCCTAACTTCTCTTGTACAGTTGAGATTGCAGGAAAGCATTTTACAGGAGATCCAGCTAGGACAAAGAAACAGGCTCAAAAAAATGCTGCCATGGCTGCTTGGGCTGCATTGAAAAAAT TGTCAGAGCATAGTTTATCATCTTCATTTTCGCCGGAGTCTAGAGGCAATGACGAACAAGATCAAGTCATCATAGCTCGCATCCTTGCAAATGGTTCAGAGAATTTTTCCAAAGGTGATAATCAACTTGGACGGCAAAAATTCGCTACAACCTCTTTGGTATCTACTCATCCTGCTACAGACATGTACACTACTCAATGCCAGCATTGTGTAATCTCTAGTTTCTCGCCAGAGGTGGCTCTATATCAGATTTGGCAGCAAGAACAAATTTTGCAGCAACAAAATCGTCTGTTGGCACTAACCTTTCAGCCAATTATTCCATCTACTCAACATATTTATCCATTAATGCAGTCCATGTTCCAGCCAGACCACTGTCTTTATTTCCCCAGCGAGTTGGGATCAGTTCCTGTAGGACCAAAATTTTCAATGGCTACATCAAGCccttcattttgtttttcaaaccAAATTGCTCCAGAACTAAATGCAGGCAGGTCAACACTAACCATCAGAGAGatacaagaagaaaaaacagaagATCCTCCAGTTTGTACCCTTAGCAATGAAACCGGTCTCTTACCACCAGGTTCAGTTGATGAGAGTAAGAAGCATGATAGTTCTGGAAGCAGAAGTAGAACTACTGAGCAGGGAGAACAATGTGAGAAATCTGAATGGGATTCTCATTGGAGCATGGGATCTGTACACAGACCACCTAATTCTGAGCTCCAAAACCCATCAAGGATTGGTTCATCTGTTCTCAGATCACGTTCACAAGCAAGCTACAACAGAAGTTTTAGACCACCAGCTCCTTCATCATCTTCCATTGTGCGAACCATATGCCCTACTTCATCTGTTGGTTCAAGACCACAACATGCTGCATCAAGGTTGAGAACAGGCATCCCACTAAGTCCAGGCACATCTACTCCTGAAAGATTTGGCATGATGAGAACACCTACTCCTCTATTTAGGGCACCAGCTGTGAGAATCAGATCCGTGGTTCCAGTCTGTTCAGCTCCTCCAAGGAGAACCATGGCAGAAGAGGTGTCCAAGAGCAAGGAAAAAGAAGATCTAAAACCTGAGGACAAAGAGGTATCAAGAACTAGCTCTGAGCTTGGCCATCTTAGAATATGA